A single window of Balaenoptera ricei isolate mBalRic1 chromosome 15, mBalRic1.hap2, whole genome shotgun sequence DNA harbors:
- the SS18L1 gene encoding calcium-responsive transactivator isoform X3: MSVAFASARPRGKGEVTQQTIQKMLDENHHLIQCILDYQSKGKTAECTQYQQILHRNLVYLATIADSNQNMQSLLPAPPTQSLALGPGGLSQSGSGQGLHSQGSLSDAIGAGLPPSSLMQAQIGNGPNHVTLQQTAQGTLPTTSMSMSGSGHGSGPGYSHSGPASQSIPLQGQGALSSYVSRANINMQSNPVSMMHQQAASSHYSAAQGGSQHYQGQSMAMMGQSGQAGSMMGQRPMAPYRPSQQGSSQQYLGQEEYYGGEQYGHGQAASEPMSQQYYPDGHGDYAYQPASYTEQSYDRSFEESTQHYYEGGNSQYSQQQAGYQQGTAQQQTYSQQQYPNQQSYPGQQQGYGPAQGAPSQYSSYQQGQGQQYGSYRASQTGPSAQQQRPYGYEQGQYGNYQQ; the protein is encoded by the exons ATGCTGGATGAGAACCACCACCTGATCCAGTGCATCCTGGACTACCAGAGCAAGGGCAAGACGGCCGAGTGCACCCA GTACCAGCAGATCCTGCACCGGAACCTGGTCTACCTGGCCACGATCGCTGATTCTAACCAGAACATGCAGTCCCTGCTGCCCGCC CCGCCAACCCAGAGCCTGGCGCTGGGCCCCGGAGGGCTGTCCCAGAGCGGCTCGGGCCAGGGCCTGCACTCGCAGGGCAGCCTCAGCGACGCCATCGGCGCGGGCCTGCCACCATCCTCCCTCATGCAGGCCCAGATCGGCAACG GTCCGAACCACGTGACCCTGCAGCAGACGGCGCAGGGCACGCTGCCCACCACCTCCATGAGCATGTCCGGCAGCGGCCACGGCTCGGGGCCCGGCTACAGCCACTCGGGACCGGCCTCGCAGAGCATCCCCCTGCAGGGCCAGGGCGCCCTCAGCAGCTACGTGTCCCGGGCCAACATCAACATGCAGTCCAACCCAG TGTCCATGATGCACCAGCAGGCAGCCTCATCCCACTACAGCGCGGCACAGGGCGGGAGCCAGCACTACCAGGGCCAGTCCATGGCCATGATGGGCCAGAGCGGGCAGGCGGGCAGCATGATGGGGCAGCGGCCCATGGCGCCCTACCGGCCCTCCCAGCAAG GCTCGTCCCAGCAGTACCTGGGCCAGGAGGAGTACTACGGCGGCGAGCAGTACGGCCACGGCCAGGCCGCCTCGGAGCCCATGAGCCAGCAGTACTACCCTGATG GACATGGCGATTATGCCTACCAGCCGGCGTCCTACACGGAGCAGAGCTACGACCGGTCCTTTGAGGAGTCCACGCAGCACTACTACGAGGGCG GAAACTCACAGTACAGCCAGCAGCAGGCGGGGTACCAGCAGGGCACAGCCCAGCAGCAGACGTACTCCCAGCAGCAGTACCCCAACCAGCAGAGCTACCCCGGGCAGCAGCAAGGCTATG GGCCTGCCCAGGGCGCCCCCTCGCAGTACTCCAGCTACCAGCAGGGACAAGGCCAGCAGTACGGAAGCTACCGAGCGTCTCAGACGGGCCCGTCCGCCCAGCAGCAGCGGCCTTACGGCTACGAGCAG GGCCAGTACGGAAATTACCAGCAGTAA
- the SS18L1 gene encoding calcium-responsive transactivator isoform X2 — MSVAFASARPRGKGEVTQQTIQKMLDENHHLIQCILDYQSKGKTAECTQYQQILHRNLVYLATIADSNQNMQSLLPAPPTQSLALGPGGLSQSGSGQGLHSQGSLSDAIGAGLPPSSLMQAQIGNGPNHVTLQQTAQGTLPTTSMSMSGSGHGSGPGYSHSGPASQSIPLQGQGALSSYVSRANINMQSNPVSMMHQQAASSHYSAAQGGSQHYQGQSMAMMGQSGQAGSMMGQRPMAPYRPSQQGSSQQYLGQEEYYGGEQYGHGQAASEPMSQQYYPDGHGDYAYQPASYTEQSYDRSFEESTQHYYEGGNSQYSQQQAGYQQGTAQQQTYSQQQYPNQQSYPGQQQGYGPAQGAPSQYSSYQQGQGQQYGSYRASQTGPSAQQQRPYGYEQASLLRVSRLAAPVCVRRDEGFPCGQEKQ; from the exons ATGCTGGATGAGAACCACCACCTGATCCAGTGCATCCTGGACTACCAGAGCAAGGGCAAGACGGCCGAGTGCACCCA GTACCAGCAGATCCTGCACCGGAACCTGGTCTACCTGGCCACGATCGCTGATTCTAACCAGAACATGCAGTCCCTGCTGCCCGCC CCGCCAACCCAGAGCCTGGCGCTGGGCCCCGGAGGGCTGTCCCAGAGCGGCTCGGGCCAGGGCCTGCACTCGCAGGGCAGCCTCAGCGACGCCATCGGCGCGGGCCTGCCACCATCCTCCCTCATGCAGGCCCAGATCGGCAACG GTCCGAACCACGTGACCCTGCAGCAGACGGCGCAGGGCACGCTGCCCACCACCTCCATGAGCATGTCCGGCAGCGGCCACGGCTCGGGGCCCGGCTACAGCCACTCGGGACCGGCCTCGCAGAGCATCCCCCTGCAGGGCCAGGGCGCCCTCAGCAGCTACGTGTCCCGGGCCAACATCAACATGCAGTCCAACCCAG TGTCCATGATGCACCAGCAGGCAGCCTCATCCCACTACAGCGCGGCACAGGGCGGGAGCCAGCACTACCAGGGCCAGTCCATGGCCATGATGGGCCAGAGCGGGCAGGCGGGCAGCATGATGGGGCAGCGGCCCATGGCGCCCTACCGGCCCTCCCAGCAAG GCTCGTCCCAGCAGTACCTGGGCCAGGAGGAGTACTACGGCGGCGAGCAGTACGGCCACGGCCAGGCCGCCTCGGAGCCCATGAGCCAGCAGTACTACCCTGATG GACATGGCGATTATGCCTACCAGCCGGCGTCCTACACGGAGCAGAGCTACGACCGGTCCTTTGAGGAGTCCACGCAGCACTACTACGAGGGCG GAAACTCACAGTACAGCCAGCAGCAGGCGGGGTACCAGCAGGGCACAGCCCAGCAGCAGACGTACTCCCAGCAGCAGTACCCCAACCAGCAGAGCTACCCCGGGCAGCAGCAAGGCTATG GGCCTGCCCAGGGCGCCCCCTCGCAGTACTCCAGCTACCAGCAGGGACAAGGCCAGCAGTACGGAAGCTACCGAGCGTCTCAGACGGGCCCGTCCGCCCAGCAGCAGCGGCCTTACGGCTACGAGCAGGCAAGCCTTCTGCGCGTTTCCAGACTCGCAGCCCCCGTGTGCGTGAGACGTGACGAAGGTTTCCCCTGTGGCCAAGAGAAGCAATAA
- the SS18L1 gene encoding calcium-responsive transactivator isoform X1 produces MSVAFASARPRGKGEVTQQTIQKMLDENHHLIQCILDYQSKGKTAECTQPGSHSPLATRSGVSPPTLSWTAEHCAACPRTPLPGEGLGCRTGQPPPPSRALACRYQQILHRNLVYLATIADSNQNMQSLLPAPPTQSLALGPGGLSQSGSGQGLHSQGSLSDAIGAGLPPSSLMQAQIGNGPNHVTLQQTAQGTLPTTSMSMSGSGHGSGPGYSHSGPASQSIPLQGQGALSSYVSRANINMQSNPVSMMHQQAASSHYSAAQGGSQHYQGQSMAMMGQSGQAGSMMGQRPMAPYRPSQQGSSQQYLGQEEYYGGEQYGHGQAASEPMSQQYYPDGHGDYAYQPASYTEQSYDRSFEESTQHYYEGGNSQYSQQQAGYQQGTAQQQTYSQQQYPNQQSYPGQQQGYGPAQGAPSQYSSYQQGQGQQYGSYRASQTGPSAQQQRPYGYEQGQYGNYQQ; encoded by the exons ATGCTGGATGAGAACCACCACCTGATCCAGTGCATCCTGGACTACCAGAGCAAGGGCAAGACGGCCGAGTGCACCCA ACCCGGTAGCCACTCCCCCTTGGCCACCAGGTCGGGGGTCTCTCCCCCTACCCTGTCCTGGACGGCAGAGCACTGTGCCGCCTGCCCGCGCACCCCCCTGcccggggaggggctgggctgcaGGACAGGGCAGCCTCCTCCCCCCAGCCGCGCCCTCGCCTGCAGGTACCAGCAGATCCTGCACCGGAACCTGGTCTACCTGGCCACGATCGCTGATTCTAACCAGAACATGCAGTCCCTGCTGCCCGCC CCGCCAACCCAGAGCCTGGCGCTGGGCCCCGGAGGGCTGTCCCAGAGCGGCTCGGGCCAGGGCCTGCACTCGCAGGGCAGCCTCAGCGACGCCATCGGCGCGGGCCTGCCACCATCCTCCCTCATGCAGGCCCAGATCGGCAACG GTCCGAACCACGTGACCCTGCAGCAGACGGCGCAGGGCACGCTGCCCACCACCTCCATGAGCATGTCCGGCAGCGGCCACGGCTCGGGGCCCGGCTACAGCCACTCGGGACCGGCCTCGCAGAGCATCCCCCTGCAGGGCCAGGGCGCCCTCAGCAGCTACGTGTCCCGGGCCAACATCAACATGCAGTCCAACCCAG TGTCCATGATGCACCAGCAGGCAGCCTCATCCCACTACAGCGCGGCACAGGGCGGGAGCCAGCACTACCAGGGCCAGTCCATGGCCATGATGGGCCAGAGCGGGCAGGCGGGCAGCATGATGGGGCAGCGGCCCATGGCGCCCTACCGGCCCTCCCAGCAAG GCTCGTCCCAGCAGTACCTGGGCCAGGAGGAGTACTACGGCGGCGAGCAGTACGGCCACGGCCAGGCCGCCTCGGAGCCCATGAGCCAGCAGTACTACCCTGATG GACATGGCGATTATGCCTACCAGCCGGCGTCCTACACGGAGCAGAGCTACGACCGGTCCTTTGAGGAGTCCACGCAGCACTACTACGAGGGCG GAAACTCACAGTACAGCCAGCAGCAGGCGGGGTACCAGCAGGGCACAGCCCAGCAGCAGACGTACTCCCAGCAGCAGTACCCCAACCAGCAGAGCTACCCCGGGCAGCAGCAAGGCTATG GGCCTGCCCAGGGCGCCCCCTCGCAGTACTCCAGCTACCAGCAGGGACAAGGCCAGCAGTACGGAAGCTACCGAGCGTCTCAGACGGGCCCGTCCGCCCAGCAGCAGCGGCCTTACGGCTACGAGCAG GGCCAGTACGGAAATTACCAGCAGTAA